The following are encoded in a window of Mycolicibacterium tusciae JS617 genomic DNA:
- a CDS encoding superoxide dismutase family protein, with protein MMKHVTAAIALIAAPVTALGGCANQPADDSTSTTSGTSSSAQTMTTQLNTADGEHVADATIDFTGGYATVTVETVGTGILSPGLHGLHIHAVGECEGDFTSAGGHFQAPGRTGMPASGDLPSLLVRSDGAGKLVATSDNFTQDQLKGPEGSAILLHQGPGMGAEGAAADQPIACGVLSPASATSTSVSTSTETSTVTTTAATTVPPATATETTTSAPPTSSSTVAPSTSTSTVTVIQPPAIPEITVPPLPGPDGG; from the coding sequence ATGATGAAGCATGTCACCGCCGCCATCGCTTTGATCGCCGCACCCGTCACCGCGTTGGGCGGCTGCGCGAACCAGCCCGCCGACGACTCGACGTCGACCACATCCGGGACGTCGTCCAGCGCTCAGACAATGACGACCCAGTTGAATACGGCCGACGGCGAACATGTCGCCGATGCGACCATCGACTTCACCGGCGGGTACGCCACCGTGACCGTCGAGACTGTCGGGACCGGAATCCTCTCCCCCGGCTTGCACGGTCTGCACATCCATGCGGTCGGCGAGTGTGAAGGTGATTTCACTTCCGCGGGCGGCCACTTCCAGGCGCCTGGCCGTACCGGAATGCCTGCAAGCGGGGATCTTCCATCTCTGCTGGTGCGCTCGGACGGCGCCGGAAAACTGGTCGCCACCAGCGACAATTTCACTCAGGATCAGCTGAAGGGTCCTGAGGGCTCGGCGATCCTGCTGCACCAAGGCCCCGGCATGGGTGCCGAGGGTGCCGCCGCCGACCAACCCATCGCCTGCGGTGTGCTCAGCCCGGCGAGTGCGACCAGTACATCCGTCTCGACATCGACCGAGACATCGACCGTCACCACGACCGCAGCCACCACAGTTCCACCTGCCACCGCCACCGAGACGACGACGTCGGCGCCTCCCACGTCCAGCTCCACTGTCGCACCCAGCACGAGTACCAGCACCGTCACCGTGATCCAGCCCCCGGCCATCCCGGAGATCACCGTGCCCCCGCTACCCGGCCCTGATGGCGGTTGA
- a CDS encoding sirohydrochlorin chelatase: MSYVLVAHGTRKSAGVEMICSLANRVADAVGSGVHVAFVDVLGPSPAEVLRRLTGPAVVVPAFLSRGYHVNTDIPAHVAASGHSDVTVADALGPSPELARVLADRLIESNWRPGDSVILAAAGTSDPAARSDLHKMAAWVSALTSSRVELAFAATGEPKVSDAVAQLRRRGARRVVVASYLLADGLFQDRLRNSGADAVSDPLGSHPAMVRLIANRFHRARVAVPV; this comes from the coding sequence ATGAGTTATGTGCTCGTCGCGCACGGCACCCGCAAGAGCGCCGGTGTGGAGATGATCTGCTCGTTGGCGAATCGGGTGGCGGACGCGGTGGGGTCCGGAGTTCATGTGGCGTTCGTCGACGTGCTCGGTCCGTCACCTGCCGAGGTGCTGCGCCGGCTGACGGGGCCGGCCGTCGTCGTCCCGGCATTTTTGTCGCGCGGGTATCACGTGAATACCGACATACCTGCGCATGTGGCAGCGAGCGGACATTCCGACGTCACGGTGGCCGACGCCCTCGGACCGAGTCCGGAGCTGGCTCGCGTGCTTGCCGATCGGCTCATCGAAAGCAACTGGCGGCCAGGCGACTCCGTGATCCTGGCTGCCGCGGGAACGTCGGATCCCGCGGCCCGAAGCGACCTGCACAAAATGGCGGCATGGGTGTCGGCGCTCACCAGCTCACGCGTCGAGCTGGCGTTCGCCGCGACGGGTGAGCCTAAGGTGTCCGATGCGGTGGCCCAGCTCCGTCGCCGCGGTGCCCGACGCGTCGTGGTGGCGTCATACCTGTTGGCGGATGGACTCTTTCAGGACCGGCTACGCAACAGCGGCGCCGACGCGGTATCCGATCCGCTGGGCAGCCACCCCGCGATGGTGCGGCTGATTGCGAACCGGTTTCACCGCGCCCGCGTGGCCGTACCTGTGTAG
- the nirD gene encoding nitrite reductase small subunit NirD, whose product MTLLNDVDVWTAACAYDLLMPCRGVGVLLADGTQVALFRLDDGTLRAVGNIDPFSGAAVISRGIVGDRGGRPTVQSPIKKQAFSLDDGLCLDDADVALPVYPTRIVGGNVEIGA is encoded by the coding sequence GTGACTCTGCTCAACGATGTTGATGTGTGGACCGCGGCGTGCGCCTATGACCTCCTGATGCCCTGCCGCGGCGTCGGCGTGCTGCTGGCCGATGGAACACAGGTGGCGTTGTTCCGGCTGGATGACGGCACGTTGCGCGCGGTGGGCAACATCGACCCGTTCTCGGGTGCCGCGGTCATCTCGCGCGGCATCGTCGGTGACCGGGGTGGGCGCCCGACCGTGCAGTCGCCGATCAAAAAGCAGGCGTTCAGCCTCGATGACGGACTCTGTCTCGACGATGCGGACGTCGCGCTGCCGGTTTACCCGACGCGCATCGTGGGTGGGAACGTAGAGATCGGCGCCTGA